The nucleotide sequence AAGCCTATAATGATCAATAACCAGAAGTTGAGTAACTTATGAGTTCTAATATTAGTTCAATTATTTTTGAACCTAATGGATCACATCATACTCAACAGAATACCTTAAAGCGAGCTTCAACAGCTTGCTTTATTGGCAATTTTGTTGAATGGTTTGATTATGCATCATATGGTTTTTTAGCAACCATTATAGCTGTGTCATTTTTTCCTAGCTACGATACAACTACTGCTCTAATGGCTACTTTTGCAATTTTTGCTTTATCATTTATTGTACGCCCCCTTGGTGGGATCTTTTGGGGGCACATTGGCGACAAGATTGGTAGAAAAACGGCACTTTCAATGTCAATTGTAATTATGTCTTGTGCCACTTTTAGTATTGCTCTATTACCTGATTATAACAAGATAGGAGTGATGGCACCGTTATTGTTGTTACTGATAAGAATGATTCAAGGCTTTTCAGCTTCTGGCGAATATGCTGGAGCCGCAACATTTTTAACGGAAATCGCTCCTAAGGAACAAAAAGGCTTCTACGCAAGCATTGTCCCAGCTAGTGCTGCAGCAGGACTGTTATTTGGTTCACTATTTGTATCAACACTGTATACTTTTTTGTCATCAACACAATTACATGAATGGGGATGGCGTATCCCTTTTTTATTAGCGGCGCCATTTGGGTTAATTGGTTTATATATTAGAACTGAACTTGAAGATTCTGCACAATTCTTAAAATTCAAAGAGAACAATAGTGAACAACAATCAACCATCCCATTACAGATATTGTTAGTAGATCATAAAAAATCATTATTTTTAGGTTTTATTGTGACTAGTTTGAATGCTGTAGGTTTTTATTTATTATTAAGTTATATGCCTACATATATGATAGTGCATTTAGATATAAAGGAGGCAACTTCTTTTTTGATCTCGTCAGTAGTTTTAGCTTTCTATATTGCATTTGTGTTTAGTGTTGGTAAGTTATCCGATATATTTGGGAGAGGTAAAATACTTATTTTAGCCACACTCAGTTTCATATTCTTATCGATACCAATATTTATCTTATTAGAATTCGCAAGTATCATTCAATTGACATTAATATTAATATTATTTAGTGCTTGTTTAGCATTAAATGATGGATGTTTGTCTTGCTATTTATGTGAGTTATTCCCCACTAACGTCAGGTACAGTGGTTTTGCTCTATCATTTAACAGTGCTAATGCTCTGTTTGGAGGTACTGCACCATTTGTAGCTACAAGTTTAATTGCTGTAACAGGGCTAAGCTTCGCCCCTGGATTTTACTTAATGTTAGTTGCCATTATGACACTCATAGCAATGATCCTATCATATAAAAGATGATACCAACGAAACTGCTCTACTCTTTAGCAATCTAGTTGTATATGAGCAGAGCCACTCATTACATTTACTGTGCAGAGATCTCAATCTGTTACAAAAGCAACACTCGCCTATGGGAAGCGAATATCATTCACTTCGATCTCACAATCGAAATAGGATACTTATCAGTATGACGAATACTATTTATAATAAAAATATAATATCAATCTCTGACCTCTCTCGTTCTGAACTTGAACTTATTGTCGCCACAGCAAACGAACTGAAACAAAACCCTCGTCCTGATTTATTGAAAAATAAAGTTGTCGCAAGTTGCTTTTTTGAGGCATCGACACGAACTCGTCTATCTTTTGAAACTGCAGTACAAAGACTAGGGGGAAGCATTATAGGCTTTCCTGATGGAGGTAACACTTCGTTAGGTAAGAAAGGTGAAACCTTGGCCGATTCGGTACAAGTAATATCCTCCTACTGTGATGCTTTCTTTATGCGTCATAATCAAGAGGGTGCTGCTCGTCTTGCAAGTGAGTTTTCATCAGTACCCGTTATTAATGGAGGTGATGGCTCAAATCAGCACCCGACTCAAACCTTACTCGACTTGTTCAGCATTTATGAAACTCAAGGCACCTTAGATAAATTACAAGTAGCCTTTGTGGGTGATCTAAAATATGGCCGTACGGTACACTCTTTAACTCAGGCATTATCTCTTTTTGATTGTGAATTTCATTTTGTGGCCCCTAGAGCGCTATTAATGCCTGACTATGTTCTAGATGAACTTAACGAGAAAGGGTGTAAATACACTCAACATGAAACGTTAGATGGAATTATTAATAATCTAGATATCTTGTATATGACTCGTGTACAGAAGGAACGTTTTGACGAAACTGAATACCAACACTTAAAGTCTAGCTTCATTTTAACTGCAAATATGCTCGATAATGTAAAAAATAATCTAA is from Shewanella sp. MTB7 and encodes:
- a CDS encoding MFS transporter → MSSNISSIIFEPNGSHHTQQNTLKRASTACFIGNFVEWFDYASYGFLATIIAVSFFPSYDTTTALMATFAIFALSFIVRPLGGIFWGHIGDKIGRKTALSMSIVIMSCATFSIALLPDYNKIGVMAPLLLLLIRMIQGFSASGEYAGAATFLTEIAPKEQKGFYASIVPASAAAGLLFGSLFVSTLYTFLSSTQLHEWGWRIPFLLAAPFGLIGLYIRTELEDSAQFLKFKENNSEQQSTIPLQILLVDHKKSLFLGFIVTSLNAVGFYLLLSYMPTYMIVHLDIKEATSFLISSVVLAFYIAFVFSVGKLSDIFGRGKILILATLSFIFLSIPIFILLEFASIIQLTLILILFSACLALNDGCLSCYLCELFPTNVRYSGFALSFNSANALFGGTAPFVATSLIAVTGLSFAPGFYLMLVAIMTLIAMILSYKR
- the pyrB gene encoding aspartate carbamoyltransferase, with protein sequence MTNTIYNKNIISISDLSRSELELIVATANELKQNPRPDLLKNKVVASCFFEASTRTRLSFETAVQRLGGSIIGFPDGGNTSLGKKGETLADSVQVISSYCDAFFMRHNQEGAARLASEFSSVPVINGGDGSNQHPTQTLLDLFSIYETQGTLDKLQVAFVGDLKYGRTVHSLTQALSLFDCEFHFVAPRALLMPDYVLDELNEKGCKYTQHETLDGIINNLDILYMTRVQKERFDETEYQHLKSSFILTANMLDNVKNNLKILHPLPRIDEITTDVDSTPYAYYFQQAKNGVYARQALLSLVLTNEFGDQ